DNA sequence from the Malus sylvestris chromosome 10, drMalSylv7.2, whole genome shotgun sequence genome:
TTCACTTTGCTGAGGTAGTTCTGTTTACATTAATCAATGTTATAGTACACTTTGAAACCTAAGTTCTAAATCTATTACTGACAATTTAAACACTTCTACAAAGTTAGGAATACATTTATTGGTTCAAATTTAAACATTGTTGTAAGACTAGACATTTACTCATTACACTAGATTCAACTGTggtatttttttaaaacataattatCTATACAATTTCTAATCTGTATAGCGTGTCACCCTGCGTGTCAATCTGCATAACGTGTCAAAATGGGTTACCTGCGTGTCACCCTTGTGTAAACATGTTAAAAACCCGTTATTTGAGGGTTCTTACCGTGTGACCCGATAACGACTTAATTAGTTAACATGTCGACTcgaaacctgttattttcgtgtcatgtTAACGGATCATGTAAAAAATTGTCAGGTCTAGCTTCGATTACCCCGGTCCTTCATGCCATCAATCATGGGTCCAGAAAATTATGGTCCCACAATCCATTCAACTTTATCAAATCTTGGACTAagtcttatttttttatttattgtcactgttctaaaaatccccgcctagcacCGTCTAGACCCGCCTAGCGCTGTCTAGACCCGCCTAGGCCCTAGGCGGTTGGCCACcatcccgattaatgcctaggcgtttgaaaatctCAAAAGGGTGCCTAGACTTGCTGAAGCACTCACCTAGACCACTTAGGCACCCGCTCAGACTACCCAGACCCGCCTAGACATctgcctaggttgcaactcacttatacaaaaaatagataactttcattttgcattatttttttaataaattgtaagaaatttgttgaatacttaaatgaacacacattatatatttgttcctcatgtttttattatgtttcaatattcataatatatatgtcattttattttgtaatttatgttataattatatatattttaagtataaacagacatttatttacacaaaatataacagatttacttaaatccgtctagGTTCTTTCTagccgcctagccgcctagccGCTAGGCCCTAGCCCACCGCCTGACTAGGAATTCAAACTCTGAGTCTAGACATAAGAAGAAACAATTCAATTTTGTCTTGTCTCTATTATCTTTTATAATGTGAACACAATGATCTACGTATGCGATGAGGTAACAAGACCATATGGTTCAAAACGTCAAAGCGTTTATATATTCAAAGATAACGACTTTGCCAGAACATGacctttttaaaaagaaaaagtccTCAAATCCCAAGTCTCAAAGTAATATATTGAATCTTTCAGCTCATTGTTTAGTATCAACTCTCTTCATCACCATCTATTGTTTGAGCTGCTTTGTGCATTCTGTCAAGTCCCCATGGATACTAAATCCCATAAGCAGCTTCACATTTTCTTCTTCCCATATATGGCTCAAGGGCACACTATACCCCTTATAAACATGGCCAAACTATTTGCTTCTCATGGTGTAAAATCCACCCTAATAACCACCCCTCTCAATGCACCTCTCTTTTCCAAAGCAATCCAAGGCACCAAGCAATTGGGATTTGATATTGAAATTCTTGTCATCAAGTTCCCAACTGAGGAAGTTGGGTTGCCTCAAGGATGTGAAAGTGGTAACTTAGCTACCACCACTGAGATGAAGGAAAAGTTCTTCAAAGCCACCTTCCTTCTTCAACCACAAATTGAGCAGGTCTTAGACGAACACCGCCCTCATTGCCTTGTTGCTGACGCTTTCTTTTCTTGGGCAACAGATCTTGCCGCCAAGTTTGGTATTCTAAGGATCATATTTCATGGTGTTGGTTTTTTCGCTTTGTGTGCTACTCTTAGTGTGCTGTTGTACGAGCCTCACTTGAAGCTGTCATCGGATTCAGAAGTTTTTACTATTCCTAATTTTCCAGTTGAGATCAAGCTGATTAGAAGCCAAATACCGGCCTTTATCAAGCAAAATGCTGAAACCGAATTCACCAAGTTGTTTAAGGCTGCGAGAGAGTGTGAGGAAAAGAGCTTTGGGTTTATTATTAATAGCTTTTACGAACTTGAACCGGCTTTTGCAGATCATTACAGGACAGCGTTTGGGAGGAAGGCATGGCATATAGGCCCGATTTTTTCATGGAATAAGGCAGCAAATGACGAAGCTTCCCTTGGTCAGCACAAGTCCTTGAATTGGCTTAATTCTAAGAAACCAAATTCAGTTGTTTACATATGTTTTGGAAGTATGACCAATTTCATTGACTCTCAGCTCCTAGAAATTGCAGCGGGGCTTGAGGCTTCTAGGCAGGGATTCATTTGGGTtgtgaagagagaaaagaatgaTAAAGAAGAGTGGCTTCCTCAAGGGTTTGAGAAGAGAATGGAAGGTAAAGGACTaattataagaggttgggctcCACAAGTGCCGATTCTTGAGCACGAAGCAATCGGAGGCTTTGTGACGCATTGTGGGTGGAACTCTATCCTTGAAGGAGTGTCTGCTGGGGTACCAATGATCACATGGCCCGTGTCGGCTGAGCAGTTTTACAATGAGAAGTTGGTGACTGTGGTACTGAGAACTGGGGTTGCTGTTGGTGTTGAACAGTGGAGTACATTTGTAGATGTGAAGAAGGAAGCCAGTGTGAAGAGGGAAGCCATAGAAAAGGCTATAAATCAAGTCATGGTGAGTGAAGAAGCAGAGGGAATGAGAGCCAGAGCCAGGGTACTTAGAGAAATGGCAACGAGGGCTGTTAAGGAAGGTGGTTCGTCCTTCTCCGATTTAACTTCTTTACTTGAAGAATTGGGGTCCCTTGGAGCATGAAGTACTTTCAGCCAAAATAACATCacttttttgtgtttgtgtgCATTTTTATGGAGATTAATCCAATTTTTGCGGCATCTATatctaaaatttcaaattaatagcaaatgaaagaaaaagaatatcTATATATTTGATACAAGCGATATTGGGATAAGAGGGAAATTGAATTCAAAGC
Encoded proteins:
- the LOC126585519 gene encoding UDP-glucose flavonoid 3-O-glucosyltransferase 7-like gives rise to the protein MDTKSHKQLHIFFFPYMAQGHTIPLINMAKLFASHGVKSTLITTPLNAPLFSKAIQGTKQLGFDIEILVIKFPTEEVGLPQGCESGNLATTTEMKEKFFKATFLLQPQIEQVLDEHRPHCLVADAFFSWATDLAAKFGILRIIFHGVGFFALCATLSVLLYEPHLKLSSDSEVFTIPNFPVEIKLIRSQIPAFIKQNAETEFTKLFKAARECEEKSFGFIINSFYELEPAFADHYRTAFGRKAWHIGPIFSWNKAANDEASLGQHKSLNWLNSKKPNSVVYICFGSMTNFIDSQLLEIAAGLEASRQGFIWVVKREKNDKEEWLPQGFEKRMEGKGLIIRGWAPQVPILEHEAIGGFVTHCGWNSILEGVSAGVPMITWPVSAEQFYNEKLVTVVLRTGVAVGVEQWSTFVDVKKEASVKREAIEKAINQVMVSEEAEGMRARARVLREMATRAVKEGGSSFSDLTSLLEELGSLGA